One part of the Streptomyces ferrugineus genome encodes these proteins:
- a CDS encoding SRPBCC family protein — protein MARNRRLILSSPSEVWALLSDGHRYGEWVTGTQQVLAVDPEWPDVGARLRVRVGVGPLTLDDGVVVRICEPRRRLELEAQADPFGAARIAMRLIPWGEHTLFVIDWHPLRGPGTRMHGLPVDYVVAIRNGMMLTKLARIAVREHREFSPESIPRAG, from the coding sequence TTGGCCCGCAACCGCCGTCTGATCCTGAGTTCGCCGTCCGAGGTCTGGGCCCTGCTGTCCGACGGCCATCGCTACGGGGAGTGGGTCACGGGAACCCAGCAGGTCCTCGCCGTGGACCCGGAATGGCCGGATGTGGGCGCCCGGCTGCGGGTCCGGGTCGGTGTCGGGCCCCTGACCCTCGACGACGGCGTCGTCGTCCGCATCTGCGAACCGCGGCGGCGCCTGGAGCTGGAGGCGCAGGCGGATCCCTTCGGGGCGGCCCGCATCGCCATGAGGCTGATCCCCTGGGGCGAGCACACCCTCTTCGTCATCGACTGGCATCCGCTGCGCGGGCCCGGCACCCGGATGCACGGGCTGCCGGTCGACTACGTCGTCGCGATCCGCAACGGCATGATGCTGACGAAGCTGGCCCGGATCGCGGTGCGCGAGCACCGCGAGTTCAGCCCGGAGTCGA
- a CDS encoding DUF190 domain-containing protein, whose amino-acid sequence MTRLTGRALRLTVFVGEHDTRHHKPLYSEIVHRAHTAGLAGASVFRGIEGFGASSLIHTTRLLSLSEDLPVAIVIVDTEERVRAFLPQLDELVTEGLVILDDCEVIRYIGRDDTPRDPDRRGKKSS is encoded by the coding sequence ATGACCAGGCTGACCGGCAGGGCCCTGCGACTGACCGTGTTCGTCGGCGAGCACGACACCCGGCACCACAAGCCCCTCTATTCGGAGATCGTGCACCGCGCCCACACGGCAGGCCTCGCGGGCGCCAGCGTCTTCCGCGGCATCGAGGGCTTCGGCGCCTCCTCCCTGATCCACACCACACGGCTGCTGTCCCTGAGCGAGGACCTGCCGGTCGCGATCGTGATCGTCGACACCGAGGAACGCGTACGGGCCTTCCTGCCGCAGCTCGACGAACTCGTCACCGAAGGACTCGTCATCCTCGACGACTGCGAGGTCATCCGGTACATCGGCCGCGACGACACTCCGCGCGACCCGGACCGGAGAGGTAAGAAGTCGTCGTGA
- the crcB gene encoding fluoride efflux transporter CrcB, translating to MTAPDTESLRAPARPPRQPAWRSQAPIVAVVAVGGAAGATARYALSLWWPAQPGGFPWATLWTNVVGCAVIGVFMVVITDVWAAHRLVRPFFGTGVLGGFTTFSTYAVDIQKLVDGGHPRTGLAYLAATVIAALTAVWLAAAATRRVLKWRQP from the coding sequence ATGACAGCCCCGGACACCGAGAGCCTCCGCGCCCCCGCCCGCCCCCCGCGCCAGCCGGCCTGGCGGAGCCAGGCGCCGATCGTCGCGGTGGTCGCGGTCGGCGGCGCCGCCGGCGCCACGGCCCGCTACGCGCTCTCCCTGTGGTGGCCGGCCCAGCCGGGCGGCTTCCCCTGGGCGACCCTGTGGACCAACGTCGTCGGGTGCGCCGTGATCGGCGTCTTCATGGTGGTCATCACCGACGTGTGGGCCGCCCACCGCCTGGTCCGCCCGTTCTTCGGCACCGGAGTCCTCGGCGGCTTCACCACCTTCTCGACATACGCCGTCGACATCCAGAAGCTGGTGGACGGCGGCCACCCGCGCACGGGGCTGGCCTACCTCGCCGCGACCGTGATCGCGGCACTCACGGCCGTCTGGCTCGCGGCGGCGGCCACCCGCCGCGTCCTGAAGTGGAGGCAGCCATGA